DNA from Chitinophaga pendula:
TACGCTAACCTCTCCGTGCAACTGCCTTCCCCAGCTGCTGCCAGCCGCGTCTATCACTACAGCAACGCCGACCTCCAACATGCCGTCCAGCCTCCCGAAGCCCGCGAACGCGATGAAGGGGGGGAGGGGGGACATCGGCTACATTGGACACGCCTGCGCATCTACCGCTATAGCGAAAGCCGACGCCTCCCCCGCCATGCCTCCGCTTCCCTGGCCTCCCTCCGGCAACTCCGGCTCCCTCCCGTATCGCCTTACGTACAACCCGGACGGTTCTACGTCGTACAGGAAGTAGCCTGCTCATTGTCACTGCCCCATGGCCACACCTGGCATTGCCTCGCCCTCATAGAAGTCGAAAGCAATACCATACTCTATATCAGGTCCCTCGATCCACTCAGCATAGACCTGCAACCACAACAATCGCAGGACTTCGAGATATCTGGCTCCTGATCCGTCCTTCGCCTTTCTTCCATACACCCCCCCCAAAAAAAAGCAGCGGTCACCGTGGCCGCTGCTTCCTGCTTAATACCACCCCCGTCGCTCATGGAGCAGCATCAGCATAAGTCGAACCTATACGCAATCTGTCTACGTAATTCGTAATAGCACTGGCATCCGCACCGTATACCCCCCACTTCGGATCGCAATAGTCCGCATCCAGCGTCCGCGCATAATACCGCTGACCGCCCGTCTTCAACGATTGCGCCTGACCATTATACCAAAACTCAATAAAACCAACCGACGCATCCCGCGATACCTTGATCCGTAATACATACGATTGCCACACATCCGCCGCCACCGGCACACTCCACAACTCCGTACCGATCTTTCCGGGAGCAAAATGAAACAACCGCAACTGCCCTCCTGTAGTCTTGATCACAATCGGAAAATTCTGCTGCATATCACCTCCGTATGCCTTCCATTGAAACAACGCATTCGTCACCTCATTGACAGACATCACCAACTTCGATCGCCACCCGATATAAATGTCAGACCCCTCCGCCGCCTGGTAACCCTTCGCCCCGTGCCCCTCCGTACGATGACTACCCACCGGCTTGTCAAATCGCCAGATCTTACCGTTAACACCGTCATGCACCGCCGTAATCGTACCCTGACCTTCTATATTCTGCACCTTCCACACCGCCGCCGCACCACGGGACGCATCCCCGTCCCAAAACACCGTCCGCAAAGACCCCGCCGCTTCCGTAACAACCGGCGAAGAAGATAATGGACCCGGCAAGTCCTGCTGCCGGCTGCAACTGTGCAACGATAAAATACATAAACTGAAACAGGTAACTAGTTGTAAACAGGTTTTCATAACTGTGGGTTTTATCTAAAACTAATACATCCACCTCCCATAAGCATATAGGAAATTCCCCTTTGCTGACTGCAATTTGCTCAATGCAAACGTTTGAAGGAAATTGCAGGTCCGCATTTCATTAATAGAAAAAAACCGTTTAATTTAACGGCAGGAAGCTATTGATTGGTTATTGTACCTTCATCACCTTGACCTTAATTATTTAGATCTTATGAAAAGAATAAGCGCACAGCTACTGTCGATCGCACTCGTGGCGAGCTGTTTTTCCCCTTCGTTCGCCAGCCCCGCAGGCCCGGGTGATCCGGAAAATACCAATAAGGTAAAACCAGATGCCGACAATGCCGGCCTCAAACTACCTAAAGGGTTCGGCGCCCTCAAAGTAGCAGAAAACCTGGGCCGCACCAGGCACATCGCCGTTACCCCACAGGGCGGTATCTACGTAAAACTGGAACGCCTCAAACAGGGTACAGGCATCCTGTTCCTCCAGGATACCAACGGAGATGGCAAAACAGATAAGCAATCCGGCTTCGGCAACTACGGAGGCACCGGCATCTACGTAAAAGATGGCTACCTCTACGCCTCCTCCAACACAGAAGTATTCCGCTACAAACTCGATAACAAAGGGGCCGTAGCCGATACCAGCAATGTCGAAAAACTGGTAACAGGCCTCATCGACCGCCGCCAGCACGAATCCAAATCACTCGTACTCGATAATAACGGCAATATCTATGTCAACATCGGCGCCTACTCCAATGCCTGCCAGGAAAAAGACCGTACCAAAGGCTCCCCGGGCATGCGCCCTTGCCCCGTACTCGACTCCGCAGGTGGCATCTGGCAATTCAAAGCCGATAAACAAAACCAGCAAATAGGCGATGGCGTCCACTACGCCACCGGCTTGCGCAACGTAGTCGGCCTCGACTGGAACCAACAGACCAACAACTTGTTCGTTATGCAACATGGCCGCGATCAACTCCATGACCTCTTCCCAGACCTCTACAACGAACAGGCTTCCGCCACCTTGCCGGCAGAAGCCATGTACAGCCTGAAAAAAGGCGATAACGCCGGATGGCCATATATATACTATGACCAACTGCAAAAGAAAAAAATACTGGCCCCCGAATTTGGCGGCGATGGCAAAAAAACAGCGGGCGAAGATGCAATAGATCCTACCGTTGCATTCCCCGGACACCTCGCACCCAACGGCCTCCTGTTCTATACCGGCAACATGTTCCCGGAAAAATACCGCAACGGCGCCTTCATCGCCTTCCATGGCTCCTGGAACCGTGCGCCCGAAAAACAAGCAGGCTACTTCGTAGCATTTGTACCGTTTAAGAATGGCCAACCGGCAGGAGAGTGGGAGATCTTCGCCGACAACTTCGCCGGCGTTAAAGAGGTAACCACCCCCAACCAGGCCCAACACCGCCCCTGCGGCCTCGCACAGGGCCCCGATGGCTCCCTCTACGTCACCGACGACGTCAAAGGCACCGTATACAGAATCGTTTATAATAAATAGTGCGTATGAAAAAATTAGTGCTGGCGCTCACCATCCTGCTGGGTACCCACCTCGCAATGGCCCAGACAAAAAAGCCTGCTACGACCAAACCAACCGCAGCCAAACCCGCAGCTACCGCCAACCTGGCTGCCAGCATCGCCCGCGGTAAAGTAGTGTACCAGAAAAGCTGCATCGCCTGCCACCAGGTAGATGGCAGCGGAGTGCCCCGGCTCAATCCGCCACTCATCAAAACACAATACGTGCTGGGCGAGCCAAACCGACTCATCAAAATCATCCTCAACGGTCTCAACGAAGATGTAGAAATCGATGGCGAATACTACTCCAATCCAATGCCGCCTCAACCGGCCCTCAACGATCAGGAAGTAGCCGACGTACTCACCTACATCCGCAACAGCTTCACCAACAAAGCACCGGCCATCACGCCAGCCCAGGTAAGCACTGCCCGTAAAACAAAATAATAGGAGGCCACAGCAACTGCCCCTCCTGGCATGATCTTCAAGGCTGAACAGTCGCGTAAAACATAATGACGGCCACGAACACTGCCTTGCCTCGACATGATCTTCGATGCTGATCCGCCCAAATAAAAAGGCGATCCGGATACACTCCGGATCGCCTTTTTTAATAATCATATAAATAGTTGCTTTAGTCAAATAATTTACTTGCTTTAGTCAACTATCTGTGATATTTTCGCTGTAAATAAAGGACGATGACCACGCAATTAAGCACCGTAGCCGCCGTAAGAGAATTTAACAGGTACTATACCGGCGTCATCGGCTTGCTGAACCAACATATCCTCGACAGCGACCTCTCCCTCTCAGAAGTACGCGTCCTCTACGAAATAGGAGAACGCACAGACTGCACCGCCGGCCAACTCACCACCGTATTAGGCATCGATGGCGGATACCTCAGCCGCGTCCTAAAAGCCTTCGAAAAGAAAGGCTGGATCACCAGAAAACGCTGCGCAGACGATGGCAGGACCTGGCACCTCCTCCTCTCCGATAAAGGTAGAGAACTGATCTCCCTGCTCAACGATCGCTCCAATACACAGATCAGTAACCTCCTGCAACCACTGCCGCCAGCCAGCCAACAGGCCGTCGCCAATGCCATGAAAAACATCCGCGATATCCTGTCCGCCGACAACACATCCGCGCCAAATACCTCACAAATAACATTTCGGCATGAACTCCTGCCGGGCGATGTAGGATACCTCATCTACCTCCATGGCCATCTCTATGCCCGCGATACCGGCTATAACCTCGAATTCGAACAGTACGTCTGCGGCACCTTCCAGGACTTCCTTCGTACCTACAACCCCTCAAAAGACCGCGTATTCATGGCCATCCATGAAGCACACATCATCGGCGCCGTAGCCATACTCGGACATTCCAAAACCACCGCACAACTGCGCTGGTTCCTCCTCGATCCGGCATTCCGCGGCCTGGGCCTGGGCAAAAAACTACTACAGGATGCCCTCAGCTTCTGCAAAGAAAAAAAATATGAAAAAGTCTACCTGCTCACCACCAGCCTGCAAACCACCGCTATAGAGCTATACAAAAAAGCAGGATTCCGTAAGACAGGGGAGAAGCACCTCCACCAATGGGGAAAGGAATTGTTCGAAGAAAGATATGATATGGACCTCAGCTACTGAGCCACCTCACTGTACTTATGTAATAACACGATCTGACCCAGATGATAGGCCGCGTGTTCGATCACTCCCTGCAAATAATAGATCACCGCCTGTTCCGTACCGGGAACCGCCTCATACAACCGCTCCTCCGGATAATCCCGGATCACCGCAAGCATCTCCTCACACGAATGCTTGAACCGGTGCAACGATGCCTGCCAGTTCTCCTCACCATGATTCTCCGGCAAATAAAAATCCGGCAGATCACCGTCCTGCTGCAACCGCTCGTTGTTTAGATAACGCATCACCTCCTGGTGCCAGTAGATCAGATGATTGATCAGCTCCCACACACAATGGGAATCCCCCAACCGTTTCGTAGCCTGCGTAGCATTCATACGGCTCAGATGATCGTGGAAATTCACAGAGATCCAGGGATCCCCGTTATATAACTGCTGTAGCGAATCCGCCAGGGTCTTGCTATGTAATGACATCGGGAAAGGTTTATCGCATGAACTATGAACACCTACTAAATTTACAACTTACTTTTTAATTCATTTTCTACGGAACCGCTCTCCCCACGGATATTGTATAAATAACAGCCGCCTGGCCTCGAGATTGTTCAGTAACAACAACGCGTTTATCCGTACAGGTTTACGACAGGCTCGGCCGTCCGTCTTTGTATCTGTATTTTAACTTAACTTCCGTACTCAAATTTTAAAACCATTACACGTTTATGGAGCAGCAGCAACTGGAGATCAACAAGAATGAAGATGCCATGCGGATGGCCATTAGTACGGTAAAACAACGACTGGCAGTAATAGAACAGGGCGGTGGTAAAAAGAACCTCGAAAAGGTAAAGGAAAAAGGTAAGCTCAACGCCAGGGAACGTATCGCCTACCTGCTGGACAAAGACAGCTCCTTCGTCGAACTAGGCGCATTCGCCGGATATGAAATGTATGCCGAACATGGTGGCTGTCCCGCCGCAGGCACCGTCGGTGGCATAGGATACGTGAGTGGCCGCCAATGTATGATCGTCGCCAACGACATGACCGTGAAAGCAGGTGCCTGGTTCCCCATAACCGGCAAAAAACAACTCCGGCTCCAGGAAATAGCCATGGAAAACCACCTGCCCATTATATACCTCGTCGACAGCGCAGGCGTTTATCTGCCCATGCAAGACGAAATATTCCCCGATAAAGAACACTTCGGCCGCATCTTCCGCAACAACGCCAGGATGAGCGCCATGGGCATCACACAGATCGCCGCCGTAATGGGTAGCTGCGTCGCCGGCGGAGCCTACCTGCCCATCATGAGCGATGAAGTGCTCATGGTGGAAGGCAACGGCTTCATCTTCCTCGCAGGACCATACCTCGTAAAAGCCGCCATCGGCGAAAATATCGACGCCGAAACACTGGGCGGCGCCGTTACCCACACCGAAATATCCGGCATCGCCGACTATAAATTCAAAACCGACCAGGAATGCCTCGATCATATCAAAAAAATGATGAGCAAACTGGGCGCCCCCGCTAACGCCGGCTTCGATAGGGCAAAACCAGAAGCACCCCTGCACGATCCCAAAGAAATATATGGCATCATCCCCGCAGATAGCACCCGCCCTTACGATATGATCGATGTCATCCAGCGCCTCGTCGATCGCTCCGAATTCGATCAGTACAAAGAAGACTATGGCAAAAGCATCCTCTGCGGATACGCCCGCATCGACGGTTGGGCCGTAGGCATCGTCGCCAACCAACGCAAAATCGTAAAAAGCAAAAAAGGAGAGATGCAGATGGGCGGCGTCATCTATAACGATAGCGCCGACAAAGCAGCCCGCTTCATCATGAACTGCAACCAGAAAAAGATCCCGCTCATATTCCTCCAGGATGTCACCGGGTTCATGGTAGGCAGCCGCAGCGAACATGCCGGCATCATCAAAGATGGCGCAAAACTCGTCAACGCCGTATCCAATTCCGTCGTACCTAAAATCACCATCATCGTAGGTAACTCCTACGGCGCCGGCAACTACGCCATGTGCGGCAAAGCATACGACCCCCGCTTCATATATGCCTGGCCTACCGCCAAGATCGCAGTAATGGGCGGCGGACAAGCAGCCGGAACACTCCTGCAGATACAGGTCGCTTCCCTAAAAGCCAAAGGCAAAGAGATCACCCCCGAAGAAGAAGCAAAACTACTCTCCGATATCACCGAACGATTCAACAGCCAAACCACACCATACTACGCCGCCGCTCGCCTCTGGGTAGATGATATCATCGACCCCGCAGACACCCGCCGCGTAATATCAGAAGGCCTCACCGCCGCCAACCAGGCCCCGGTAGATAATCCCTTCCAGCTGGGAGTATTCCAGGTATAATCATTCCCCACTCTCATCATAGTAAACAGTCGTAACCGCGTATCATCGTCATAAACGATCGCCGTTACGACTGTTTGTGTATATTTGCGCCTCTTAATATGGCAGATCTCATCATCTATACAGACGG
Protein-coding regions in this window:
- a CDS encoding PQQ-dependent sugar dehydrogenase, with the translated sequence MKRISAQLLSIALVASCFSPSFASPAGPGDPENTNKVKPDADNAGLKLPKGFGALKVAENLGRTRHIAVTPQGGIYVKLERLKQGTGILFLQDTNGDGKTDKQSGFGNYGGTGIYVKDGYLYASSNTEVFRYKLDNKGAVADTSNVEKLVTGLIDRRQHESKSLVLDNNGNIYVNIGAYSNACQEKDRTKGSPGMRPCPVLDSAGGIWQFKADKQNQQIGDGVHYATGLRNVVGLDWNQQTNNLFVMQHGRDQLHDLFPDLYNEQASATLPAEAMYSLKKGDNAGWPYIYYDQLQKKKILAPEFGGDGKKTAGEDAIDPTVAFPGHLAPNGLLFYTGNMFPEKYRNGAFIAFHGSWNRAPEKQAGYFVAFVPFKNGQPAGEWEIFADNFAGVKEVTTPNQAQHRPCGLAQGPDGSLYVTDDVKGTVYRIVYNK
- a CDS encoding DinB family protein — translated: MSLHSKTLADSLQQLYNGDPWISVNFHDHLSRMNATQATKRLGDSHCVWELINHLIYWHQEVMRYLNNERLQQDGDLPDFYLPENHGEENWQASLHRFKHSCEEMLAVIRDYPEERLYEAVPGTEQAVIYYLQGVIEHAAYHLGQIVLLHKYSEVAQ
- a CDS encoding bifunctional helix-turn-helix transcriptional regulator/GNAT family N-acetyltransferase codes for the protein MTTQLSTVAAVREFNRYYTGVIGLLNQHILDSDLSLSEVRVLYEIGERTDCTAGQLTTVLGIDGGYLSRVLKAFEKKGWITRKRCADDGRTWHLLLSDKGRELISLLNDRSNTQISNLLQPLPPASQQAVANAMKNIRDILSADNTSAPNTSQITFRHELLPGDVGYLIYLHGHLYARDTGYNLEFEQYVCGTFQDFLRTYNPSKDRVFMAIHEAHIIGAVAILGHSKTTAQLRWFLLDPAFRGLGLGKKLLQDALSFCKEKKYEKVYLLTTSLQTTAIELYKKAGFRKTGEKHLHQWGKELFEERYDMDLSY
- a CDS encoding c-type cytochrome, coding for MKKLVLALTILLGTHLAMAQTKKPATTKPTAAKPAATANLAASIARGKVVYQKSCIACHQVDGSGVPRLNPPLIKTQYVLGEPNRLIKIILNGLNEDVEIDGEYYSNPMPPQPALNDQEVADVLTYIRNSFTNKAPAITPAQVSTARKTK
- a CDS encoding heparin lyase I family protein, with translation MKTCLQLVTCFSLCILSLHSCSRQQDLPGPLSSSPVVTEAAGSLRTVFWDGDASRGAAAVWKVQNIEGQGTITAVHDGVNGKIWRFDKPVGSHRTEGHGAKGYQAAEGSDIYIGWRSKLVMSVNEVTNALFQWKAYGGDMQQNFPIVIKTTGGQLRLFHFAPGKIGTELWSVPVAADVWQSYVLRIKVSRDASVGFIEFWYNGQAQSLKTGGQRYYARTLDADYCDPKWGVYGADASAITNYVDRLRIGSTYADAAP
- a CDS encoding acyl-CoA carboxylase subunit beta, whose translation is MEQQQLEINKNEDAMRMAISTVKQRLAVIEQGGGKKNLEKVKEKGKLNARERIAYLLDKDSSFVELGAFAGYEMYAEHGGCPAAGTVGGIGYVSGRQCMIVANDMTVKAGAWFPITGKKQLRLQEIAMENHLPIIYLVDSAGVYLPMQDEIFPDKEHFGRIFRNNARMSAMGITQIAAVMGSCVAGGAYLPIMSDEVLMVEGNGFIFLAGPYLVKAAIGENIDAETLGGAVTHTEISGIADYKFKTDQECLDHIKKMMSKLGAPANAGFDRAKPEAPLHDPKEIYGIIPADSTRPYDMIDVIQRLVDRSEFDQYKEDYGKSILCGYARIDGWAVGIVANQRKIVKSKKGEMQMGGVIYNDSADKAARFIMNCNQKKIPLIFLQDVTGFMVGSRSEHAGIIKDGAKLVNAVSNSVVPKITIIVGNSYGAGNYAMCGKAYDPRFIYAWPTAKIAVMGGGQAAGTLLQIQVASLKAKGKEITPEEEAKLLSDITERFNSQTTPYYAAARLWVDDIIDPADTRRVISEGLTAANQAPVDNPFQLGVFQV